In Acinetobacter sp. C32I, one genomic interval encodes:
- the glnD gene encoding [protein-PII] uridylyltransferase, producing MIKTSPLLNYVTSLHDIQAINQWRTDVEKQLQESYENGQPIREVIGARSDSIDEALIFLWNHAGLDQTELGLFAVGGYGRHEMLPYSDTDIMILSEDEISEEQEKLISTFISSLWDVGNFKPGISVRTIQNCVEQAINDLTVATTLIEARLITGNQQLAKWPRRIVAQTWTDQTFYDAKMVEQAKRYAQHNNTESNLEPDIKNAPGGIRDINQIGWIAKRHFRVNRIYDLVHLGFITEFELGVLEEAESFLWEIRTHLHRLAKRDENRLLFEYQRDIAAKFGYVREEGQPVNFAVEQFMKRYYRTAQQVSTLNEMLLAYFNESVITPRLPDYERHIIDINERFKIVDGKLAVQHHKVFSEEPIAILELFYLLANRPEITGIRARTLRLLVLAAKRIDQRFRDNPEHQALFMSIIRSPHLYDTMVAMKRYGVLGNYIPAFGQITGLMQYDLFHIYTVDAHTLLLLRNLSRFKEPEFAKEFPVVSSVFQRIARHDIVYMAAIFHDIAKGRGGDHSELGALDAIEFCRTHGFTERECKLVAWLINNHLLMSLTAQKKDISDPDEVKDFAEKVGDMEHLDYLYTLTVADINATNPKLWNTWRASLMRQLYTYARDVIRSGLGRPVDYQMLIEDTKFAASELLVNDFSLAEVEKVWQELGDEYFVKESANEIAWHTQAILQHGDNPEPLVLLRAHRNAADDAVQIFIYTRDQPNLFATTVAVLDRMNLDVQDARIITASTSFSLDTYLVLDRFGTLLTDPDRERKVKAALVDALSHSDQYPGIMQRRIPRHLRHFDVQNTVDIVLNPTLQQHMVEISTLDHPGLLARIGGLFMLQGLDIHSARIATLGERAEDIFFVTKKNGVLLTDEEVKTFAESLKAALDEASNQICNPS from the coding sequence ATGATCAAGACCTCTCCTTTGTTGAACTACGTCACCAGTCTTCATGATATTCAAGCCATTAACCAATGGCGTACGGATGTAGAAAAGCAATTGCAGGAGAGCTATGAAAATGGTCAACCTATTCGTGAAGTGATTGGAGCGCGTTCAGACTCTATTGATGAGGCCCTGATCTTTCTTTGGAATCATGCAGGCTTAGATCAAACTGAATTGGGCTTATTTGCAGTAGGCGGTTATGGTCGCCATGAAATGCTGCCCTATTCAGATACTGATATCATGATTTTGTCTGAGGATGAAATCAGTGAAGAACAAGAAAAACTGATCTCGACCTTTATTTCTTCTTTATGGGATGTAGGCAATTTCAAACCGGGTATCAGCGTTCGTACCATTCAAAACTGTGTTGAACAAGCGATTAATGATTTAACTGTTGCCACTACATTGATTGAAGCTCGGCTCATTACAGGTAATCAGCAGCTGGCAAAATGGCCACGCCGTATCGTTGCGCAAACATGGACGGATCAAACCTTCTATGATGCCAAAATGGTTGAACAAGCCAAACGTTATGCACAACACAACAACACAGAAAGTAATCTAGAACCCGATATTAAAAATGCCCCAGGGGGTATTCGGGATATCAATCAGATTGGCTGGATTGCTAAACGTCACTTCCGCGTCAATCGTATTTATGATTTGGTGCATTTGGGTTTTATCACTGAATTTGAACTGGGTGTATTGGAAGAGGCTGAAAGCTTTTTATGGGAAATTCGCACCCATTTACACCGTTTAGCCAAACGCGATGAAAACCGCTTATTGTTTGAATATCAACGTGATATCGCTGCAAAATTTGGCTATGTGCGTGAAGAAGGTCAGCCTGTTAACTTTGCTGTTGAACAGTTTATGAAGCGTTACTACCGTACCGCGCAGCAAGTTTCAACCCTGAATGAAATGTTACTCGCCTATTTCAATGAGTCAGTGATTACCCCACGTTTACCTGATTACGAACGCCACATTATTGATATTAATGAACGTTTTAAAATTGTCGATGGGAAATTGGCTGTTCAACATCACAAAGTATTTTCAGAAGAGCCAATTGCCATCTTAGAGTTATTCTACTTATTGGCAAATCGCCCTGAAATTACCGGTATTCGTGCCCGTACCTTGCGTCTACTGGTGCTTGCTGCAAAACGGATTGATCAGCGTTTCCGCGACAATCCAGAACATCAAGCCTTGTTTATGTCGATTATTCGCTCACCGCATTTATATGACACCATGGTGGCGATGAAGCGTTATGGCGTGTTGGGCAATTACATTCCTGCTTTTGGACAGATTACAGGCTTGATGCAATATGACCTGTTCCATATTTATACAGTTGATGCGCATACCCTGTTATTGCTACGCAATTTAAGCCGCTTTAAAGAACCTGAATTTGCTAAAGAATTCCCTGTGGTCAGCTCTGTGTTCCAGCGTATTGCCCGCCATGACATCGTGTATATGGCTGCAATTTTCCATGATATTGCTAAAGGTCGTGGCGGTGATCATAGTGAGCTTGGTGCACTGGATGCGATTGAATTCTGCCGCACCCATGGCTTTACCGAACGTGAATGTAAGTTGGTGGCATGGCTGATTAACAATCACTTATTGATGTCTCTTACTGCACAGAAAAAAGATATTTCTGACCCTGATGAAGTCAAAGACTTTGCTGAAAAAGTCGGCGATATGGAGCATCTCGATTATCTCTATACCCTGACAGTCGCAGATATTAATGCAACCAATCCGAAGCTCTGGAATACATGGCGTGCGTCTTTGATGCGTCAGCTGTATACCTATGCACGTGATGTGATTCGCTCAGGCTTGGGTCGTCCAGTTGACTATCAAATGCTGATTGAAGATACCAAATTTGCTGCCAGTGAACTCTTGGTCAATGACTTCTCTCTGGCTGAAGTAGAGAAAGTCTGGCAAGAGCTGGGTGATGAATACTTTGTTAAAGAGTCAGCCAATGAAATTGCTTGGCATACTCAGGCAATTTTACAACACGGCGATAATCCAGAACCATTGGTTTTATTACGGGCGCATCGTAATGCTGCCGATGATGCGGTTCAGATCTTTATCTATACCCGGGATCAACCGAACTTGTTTGCAACGACAGTTGCTGTACTGGATCGTATGAATCTTGATGTTCAAGATGCCCGTATTATCACTGCCTCAACTTCATTCAGCTTAGATACTTATCTGGTACTGGATCGTTTTGGTACATTGTTGACTGACCCTGATCGCGAACGCAAAGTGAAAGCCGCTTTGGTCGATGCATTGAGCCATTCGGATCAATATCCAGGGATCATGCAACGCCGTATTCCACGTCATTTACGTCATTTTGATGTGCAAAATACTGTAGATATTGTCTTAAACCCGACACTGCAGCAGCACATGGTTGAAATCTCAACCCTCGACCATCCAGGTCTGTTGGCGCGTATTGGTGGTTTGTTCATGTTGCAAGGTTTGGATATCCATTCTGCAAGAATTGCCACGCTGGGCGAACGTGCGGAAGATATTTTCTTCGTCACCAAGAAAAATGGTGTCTTGCTCACCGATGAAGAAGTGAAAACTTTTGCGGAAAGCTTAAAAGCCGCTTTAGATGAAGCATCGAATCAAATTTGTAATCCATCTTAA
- the purT gene encoding formate-dependent phosphoribosylglycinamide formyltransferase — translation MIRMSVTLGTPLQSSAFKVLLLGSGELGKEVVISLQRLGVEVHAADRYDHAPAMQVAHYAYTLNMADPAELKQLIEKIKPNLIVPEIEAIATEVLVEIEQSQTATVIPSAKAVNLTMNREGIRRLAAEELGLPTSAYRFANTLESFRAACDDIGYPNFVKPVMSSSGKGQSRVKSFDEVNTAWDYAMQGGRVNQGTVIIESQIDFDFEITLLTVRAKNPETGEIETHFCDPIGHRQDAGDYVESWQPQQMTPAALEEAKRIANKVTVALGGCGIFGVELFIKGDKVWFSEVSPRPHDTGLVTLASQFQNEFELHARAILGLPVNTARHSVAASAVIYAGVDAKNLSFTGLNLALANPNTDLRLFGKPEGFKRRRMGVATARAETTDLARELAQQAADQVSVQTNA, via the coding sequence ATTATTCGCATGAGCGTCACTCTTGGAACTCCACTTCAATCTTCTGCATTTAAGGTTTTACTGTTAGGTTCTGGAGAGCTAGGTAAAGAAGTTGTGATTTCTTTACAACGCTTAGGTGTCGAAGTTCATGCTGCAGATCGTTATGATCATGCACCTGCAATGCAAGTCGCACATTATGCTTATACCCTGAATATGGCCGATCCAGCCGAATTAAAACAACTGATTGAAAAGATCAAACCCAATTTAATTGTTCCTGAAATTGAAGCCATTGCTACAGAAGTTTTGGTTGAAATTGAACAGAGCCAAACTGCAACAGTGATTCCATCGGCTAAAGCAGTCAATCTCACTATGAACCGTGAAGGGATTCGCCGTTTAGCTGCTGAAGAACTCGGCCTACCGACCTCTGCTTATCGCTTTGCCAATACCTTAGAAAGCTTCCGTGCCGCATGTGATGACATTGGTTATCCAAACTTTGTAAAACCTGTCATGTCTTCTTCAGGTAAAGGGCAATCTCGTGTGAAGAGCTTTGATGAAGTGAATACTGCTTGGGATTATGCAATGCAAGGCGGCCGCGTCAATCAAGGCACCGTAATTATTGAATCGCAAATTGATTTTGATTTTGAAATTACCCTGCTTACCGTCCGTGCAAAAAATCCAGAAACAGGTGAAATCGAAACACATTTCTGTGATCCGATTGGGCATCGTCAAGATGCGGGTGATTATGTCGAGAGCTGGCAGCCGCAACAGATGACGCCTGCTGCGCTGGAAGAAGCAAAACGCATTGCCAATAAAGTCACTGTTGCTTTAGGCGGTTGTGGTATCTTCGGTGTAGAGCTGTTTATTAAAGGCGATAAAGTTTGGTTTAGTGAAGTTTCACCTCGTCCTCATGATACCGGTCTGGTCACTTTAGCTTCACAATTCCAAAATGAATTTGAATTACATGCACGTGCAATTCTCGGTCTACCTGTTAATACAGCACGCCATAGTGTCGCTGCAAGTGCGGTGATTTATGCAGGTGTTGATGCTAAAAACTTGAGTTTCACTGGCTTGAATCTTGCTTTAGCAAATCCAAACACAGACTTACGTCTATTTGGCAAACCTGAGGGCTTTAAACGTCGCCGTATGGGCGTTGCAACTGCCCGTGCTGAAACGACTGATCTTGCACGTGAATTGGCACAGCAAGCCGCAGACCAAGTGAGTGTACAAACCAACGCTTAA
- a CDS encoding tautomerase family protein, translating into MSQIKIYALQTTIEQFRNQLSHAIHQALVESLHYPIEKKFQRFIALAKEDFIYPNDRSQHYLIIEISMFEGRSTEAKKRLIQSIFTYIQQQCGISAQDIEITIFETPKCNWGIRGQHADELQLNYQVDV; encoded by the coding sequence ATGTCACAAATCAAGATTTATGCCTTACAAACGACTATTGAACAGTTTAGAAATCAACTTTCGCATGCCATCCATCAAGCTTTGGTTGAAAGTTTACACTATCCCATCGAAAAGAAATTTCAGCGTTTTATTGCGCTAGCGAAAGAAGACTTTATCTATCCCAATGATCGGAGCCAGCATTATCTAATTATCGAAATTTCGATGTTTGAAGGCAGAAGTACGGAAGCAAAAAAACGTTTGATTCAAAGCATTTTCACTTATATTCAGCAACAATGTGGAATTTCAGCACAAGATATTGAAATTACAATTTTTGAAACACCGAAATGCAATTGGGGAATCCGTGGTCAACATGCAGATGAATTACAACTGAATTATCAGGTAGATGTGTAA
- a CDS encoding Crp/Fnr family transcriptional regulator, translated as MLDSIYIQHLQQNSWFSHLAEPFQNFIIEHGKKHIFEKNAAVFSAQDRFDGVYGVLEGSISLGYIDVNGNEAIAAIAEPIMWFGEISLIDQQPRSHDAIALKKSVVLQIPAQPLNDFLLQNPYYWYYFALLTSQKLRYVFLEQIAIQTQSITQRLAQRLLFILEGYGNRSFIQDFSIQISQDQLANMLTVSRQTVNQELNLFEKQGVIQLGFKKIEVIDLDRLRKLATVGHLKA; from the coding sequence GTGCTAGATTCGATTTATATCCAACATTTGCAGCAAAACTCATGGTTTAGCCACCTAGCCGAGCCTTTTCAAAATTTTATTATTGAACATGGCAAGAAACATATCTTCGAAAAAAATGCAGCCGTTTTTAGTGCTCAAGATCGATTTGATGGGGTTTATGGCGTATTGGAAGGCTCAATTAGCTTGGGTTATATCGACGTCAATGGCAATGAAGCGATTGCTGCAATTGCGGAACCGATCATGTGGTTTGGTGAAATTTCCCTCATCGACCAGCAACCCCGCTCACATGATGCGATTGCATTAAAGAAAAGCGTGGTGCTGCAAATACCAGCACAACCACTCAATGATTTCTTGCTGCAAAATCCGTATTACTGGTACTACTTTGCCCTGCTGACCAGTCAAAAACTACGCTATGTATTTTTAGAGCAAATTGCGATTCAAACCCAAAGCATTACCCAGCGCCTAGCACAACGCTTATTGTTTATTTTAGAGGGTTATGGCAATCGTTCGTTTATTCAGGATTTTAGTATTCAAATCTCTCAAGACCAATTGGCCAATATGTTGACGGTATCTCGACAAACTGTAAATCAAGAGCTCAACCTGTTTGAAAAGCAAGGCGTCATTCAGCTTGGTTTTAAGAAAATCGAAGTCATTGATTTAGATCGGCTTAGAAAATTGGCAACGGTCGGTCACCTAAAAGCGTAA
- a CDS encoding Mpo1-like protein, whose product MTNLERLLSQYAAYHLDRNNVVTHFVGIPLIVFSILCLTARAGIEISGFSITLAMLLIVLSTIYYISLDKLFGILMLILFVLAYPLAVKIAALPLWSWLGASIGIFVVGWVFQFVGHYFEKKKPAFVDDLIGLAIGPLFVLAEFVFLLGFRKPLHQRILQEAQIKRAEMDMKPQTVS is encoded by the coding sequence ATGACAAATTTGGAACGTCTACTTAGTCAATATGCGGCTTATCACTTAGATCGAAATAATGTTGTGACCCATTTTGTGGGTATTCCTTTAATTGTATTTTCTATTCTGTGTTTAACAGCACGTGCTGGTATAGAAATTTCTGGCTTTTCAATTACTTTAGCCATGCTACTTATTGTCCTAAGTACGATTTATTATATTTCACTGGATAAGTTATTTGGTATTTTGATGCTGATTTTATTTGTCTTGGCGTATCCATTGGCTGTGAAAATTGCGGCTTTACCATTGTGGAGTTGGCTAGGTGCGAGTATCGGTATCTTTGTAGTGGGTTGGGTATTCCAATTCGTGGGCCATTATTTTGAAAAGAAAAAACCAGCTTTTGTTGATGATCTGATTGGTTTAGCCATCGGGCCTTTATTTGTTTTGGCTGAATTTGTTTTCTTACTGGGTTTCCGTAAGCCGTTGCATCAACGGATTTTACAAGAAGCCCAAATCAAACGCGCTGAAATGGATATGAAGCCGCAGACGGTGTCTTAA